One window of the Quadrisphaera setariae genome contains the following:
- a CDS encoding MarR family winged helix-turn-helix transcriptional regulator, with protein MPDAPDDAVLEPLPRTLPADAFTPRLLALVSNALVYRESTLLKAEFGLGTNDWRVLASLAVRPGMTGAELSDFLGTAEALVSRSNRVLTERGLITSSGGPGRSRHHYLTAEGARLHDLMLPVSAAGQDVVLEGLSPAEVEHLNTVLRGMLARLRTAGPHPHSP; from the coding sequence GTGCCCGACGCCCCCGACGACGCCGTGCTGGAACCGCTGCCGCGGACCCTCCCCGCCGACGCGTTCACGCCGCGGCTGCTCGCCCTGGTGAGCAACGCGCTCGTCTACCGGGAGTCGACGCTGCTCAAGGCCGAGTTCGGGCTGGGCACCAACGACTGGCGCGTCCTCGCGTCACTGGCCGTGCGTCCGGGCATGACGGGCGCCGAGCTCAGCGACTTCCTCGGCACCGCCGAGGCGCTGGTCTCGCGGAGCAACCGCGTGCTCACCGAGCGGGGCCTCATCACCAGCAGCGGCGGCCCGGGGCGTTCGCGGCACCACTACCTCACCGCCGAGGGGGCGCGGTTGCACGACCTCATGCTCCCGGTCTCCGCCGCAGGCCAGGACGTCGTGCTGGAGGGCCTCTCGCCAGCGGAGGTGGAGCACCTCAACACCGTGCTGCGGGGCATGCTCGCGAGGCTGCGCACAGCCGGCCCCCACCCCCACTCCCCATGA